Proteins from one Halovivax limisalsi genomic window:
- a CDS encoding DUF6789 family protein — translation MAKVPGRIRTVARRESPAESSRLAHAAAASVRGLQAGFVATCIMTAFRLPILRSLPPSAHFYAAYVGGGEPDDHELAGLLLHLGYGTSAGAVFGGLFALQDAEEAIGAEQRGLLWGSVFGMVLSAVGSQFLLKELLGFELDADELALFHAAHLVYGLSLGAWVGSRTEGVEDPDAEYEYGDAPDEPSVADRVAG, via the coding sequence ATGGCAAAGGTACCGGGTCGCATTCGGACGGTCGCCCGCCGCGAGTCGCCCGCGGAGTCCTCCCGCCTCGCTCACGCCGCGGCGGCGAGCGTCCGCGGCCTGCAGGCCGGCTTCGTCGCGACGTGCATCATGACCGCCTTCCGATTGCCCATCCTGCGGTCGTTGCCGCCGTCGGCGCACTTCTACGCCGCGTACGTCGGCGGCGGGGAACCAGACGATCACGAACTCGCCGGCCTGCTGTTACACCTCGGCTACGGGACGAGCGCCGGCGCGGTCTTCGGCGGGCTCTTCGCCCTGCAGGACGCGGAAGAGGCGATCGGCGCCGAGCAGCGGGGACTCCTCTGGGGGTCGGTCTTCGGGATGGTCCTCTCGGCCGTCGGCTCGCAGTTTCTCCTGAAGGAACTGCTCGGGTTCGAGCTCGACGCGGACGAGCTGGCGCTCTTTCACGCCGCCCACCTCGTCTACGGGCTCTCGCTCGGCGCCTGGGTCGGCTCGCGCACCGAAGGCGTCGAGGATCCGGACGCGGAGTACGAGTACGGCGACGCCCCGGACGAACCGTCCGTGGCCGACCGCGTCGCGGGATGA
- a CDS encoding response regulator, whose amino-acid sequence MGRLEDGTVRPEMLLVEDNPADARLVDAALDALDREVNLHVVDDGYGAIQHLSRESAVDPPSRPDLVLLDLDLPGKDGEAVLDAIRRDPQLRTLPVLVLTGSDRDRDVTRSYGACANAFVTKPGTHEAFVDLMATIVAFWFGSAILPPVPR is encoded by the coding sequence ATGGGGCGACTCGAGGACGGGACCGTCCGGCCGGAAATGCTCCTCGTGGAGGACAATCCCGCCGACGCGCGCCTCGTCGACGCGGCGCTCGACGCGCTCGACCGCGAGGTGAACTTGCACGTCGTCGACGACGGGTACGGCGCGATCCAGCACCTCTCCCGGGAGAGTGCGGTCGATCCGCCGTCGCGCCCCGATCTCGTCCTCCTCGATCTCGACCTCCCGGGGAAGGACGGCGAGGCCGTGCTCGACGCGATCAGGCGCGACCCGCAACTCCGGACGTTGCCGGTACTCGTCCTCACCGGATCCGACCGCGATCGCGACGTCACCCGATCGTACGGGGCCTGCGCGAACGCGTTCGTGACGAAACCGGGCACCCACGAGGCGTTCGTCGACCTGATGGCGACGATCGTCGCGTTCTGGTTCGGCTCCGCCATCCTCCCGCCAGTTCCGCGGTAG
- a CDS encoding PAS domain-containing protein — MSETDPDAAGFLTERFVDNLPGLAYRCAPEPPWEMAFVGGEVRGLTGYPASAFEDGEVHYGDLVVEADRGTLERELAASIEADRQFTTTYRIETRGGESKHVFERGKPVTDADGDVVALEGLVLDITQRKRYEQTLERQNDLFAYTQDVANVGGWTFDTETGTLRWTEQVKRIFGVSPAFEPTLEAALDRFHPSDRETVETAIERAIDEADPYDIECRIVTADDEVRWVRTKGVPQVIDGEVVALRGAIQDVTDRRERERSLRDERAFREGLYEALPDLLYAFDEEGTLTRWNAKLEAVTGYTSEDIESMAPVEFVAPADRDAVREHIRRVFETGESIQIRAQLRTNEGETIPYEFTGALMHHDDGTHRELVGVGRDVSARLERQRRFEAVFNNTYQFTGLLNPDGTIIELNEASLQFMGADRSAVVGTPLWDALDFPDEADRRSMLAGYERVLGGQPYRDELAVQGADGQSVIDFSIRPITNDDGELTFLVPEGRDITAFKERERLVRVLHRLLRHNIRNDLNVIRGYADTLSDGLTDEDTVEYAAKIDAAAENLLSTSEKAKQMVDLILHPTAGDDTLTLGRAVQAIAERFRERYPDASIVTAVEDSVVVAADDRLSIALAQLVENGLEHNTAATPRVDLRVSERDGRARLEVADNGVGISPDEWKMVTEEVRKEPSQVRHGSGMGLLLTRWIVDEFDGRLSYATDESNGSVVAVRLPTA, encoded by the coding sequence GTGTCCGAGACCGATCCCGACGCCGCCGGATTTCTCACCGAGCGGTTCGTCGACAATCTCCCCGGGCTCGCCTATCGATGTGCACCGGAACCGCCGTGGGAGATGGCGTTCGTCGGCGGCGAGGTACGCGGGCTCACGGGCTACCCGGCGTCGGCGTTCGAGGACGGCGAGGTGCACTACGGCGACCTCGTGGTCGAGGCCGACCGGGGAACGCTCGAGCGCGAACTGGCGGCGAGCATCGAGGCGGACCGTCAGTTCACCACGACCTATCGGATCGAGACGCGCGGCGGCGAATCCAAGCACGTCTTCGAGCGGGGGAAGCCGGTCACCGACGCGGACGGCGACGTCGTCGCGCTCGAAGGGCTCGTTCTCGACATCACGCAGCGAAAGCGCTACGAGCAGACGCTCGAGCGGCAGAACGACCTCTTCGCCTACACCCAGGACGTGGCGAACGTCGGCGGCTGGACGTTCGACACGGAGACCGGGACGCTCCGCTGGACCGAGCAGGTGAAGCGGATCTTCGGCGTCTCGCCGGCGTTCGAACCGACACTGGAGGCGGCACTCGACCGCTTCCACCCGAGCGACCGAGAGACCGTCGAGACCGCGATCGAGCGGGCGATCGACGAGGCCGACCCGTACGATATCGAGTGCCGGATCGTTACGGCCGACGACGAGGTTCGCTGGGTTCGCACGAAGGGCGTGCCGCAGGTGATCGACGGCGAGGTGGTCGCGCTCCGCGGTGCGATCCAGGACGTTACAGATCGACGAGAACGGGAACGGTCGCTTCGCGACGAGCGGGCGTTCAGGGAGGGGCTCTACGAGGCACTGCCCGACCTGCTCTACGCCTTCGACGAGGAGGGAACGCTGACTCGCTGGAACGCCAAACTCGAGGCGGTCACTGGCTACACGAGCGAGGATATCGAATCGATGGCCCCGGTCGAATTCGTGGCGCCGGCCGACAGGGACGCCGTCCGCGAACACATTCGGCGCGTGTTCGAAACCGGCGAGTCGATCCAAATCAGGGCTCAGCTTCGGACGAACGAGGGCGAGACGATCCCCTACGAGTTTACGGGGGCGCTGATGCACCACGACGACGGCACCCACCGCGAACTGGTCGGCGTCGGACGCGACGTCTCGGCTCGCCTCGAGCGCCAGCGGCGGTTCGAGGCGGTGTTCAACAACACCTACCAGTTCACGGGGTTACTGAATCCCGACGGCACGATCATCGAGTTGAACGAGGCGAGCTTGCAGTTCATGGGCGCCGATCGCTCGGCCGTCGTCGGCACGCCGCTCTGGGACGCGCTCGACTTCCCCGACGAGGCGGATCGACGATCGATGCTGGCGGGCTACGAGCGCGTCCTCGGCGGCCAGCCGTATCGTGACGAACTCGCCGTCCAGGGCGCGGACGGCCAGTCCGTGATCGACTTCTCGATCCGGCCGATCACGAACGACGACGGCGAGCTCACCTTCCTCGTTCCCGAGGGGCGCGACATTACGGCGTTCAAAGAGCGCGAGCGGCTGGTCCGGGTCCTCCACCGACTGCTCCGGCACAACATCCGCAACGACCTCAACGTGATCCGCGGCTACGCCGACACGCTCTCGGACGGACTGACCGACGAGGATACCGTCGAGTACGCGGCGAAGATAGACGCCGCCGCTGAGAACCTGCTCTCGACCAGCGAGAAGGCAAAGCAGATGGTCGACCTGATCCTCCACCCGACGGCCGGCGACGACACGCTCACGCTGGGTCGGGCCGTCCAGGCCATCGCCGAGCGATTCAGGGAGCGCTACCCGGACGCGTCGATCGTGACGGCGGTCGAGGACTCGGTGGTCGTCGCGGCGGACGACCGCCTCTCGATCGCGCTCGCGCAACTCGTCGAGAACGGGCTCGAGCACAACACCGCGGCGACGCCGCGCGTCGACCTCCGGGTCTCCGAGCGCGACGGTCGCGCCCGTCTCGAGGTCGCGGACAACGGCGTCGGCATCTCGCCCGACGAGTGGAAGATGGTCACCGAGGAGGTGCGCAAGGAGCCCTCGCAAGTGCGCCACGGCAGCGGCATGGGACTGTTGCTCACCAGGTGGATCGTCGACGAGTTCGACGGCCGCCTTTCGTACGCGACCGACGAGTCGAACGGCAGCGTCGTCGCGGTCCGCCTGCCGACCGCGTGA
- a CDS encoding HalOD1 output domain-containing protein, translating into MTHRSTIDSSEGSVLSIVSRVADEAGVEPTDLPPLYDAIDPEALSRLAESASGPLTVRFEFAGYEIRIDEAGDVELSPATERVPQR; encoded by the coding sequence ATGACGCATCGAAGCACAATCGATTCGAGCGAAGGGAGTGTCCTGTCTATCGTCTCTCGGGTCGCCGACGAGGCCGGCGTCGAGCCGACGGATCTGCCGCCCCTGTACGACGCGATCGATCCCGAAGCGCTCTCCCGGCTCGCCGAATCGGCGTCCGGACCGCTCACCGTCCGGTTCGAGTTCGCGGGATACGAGATTCGCATCGACGAGGCGGGCGACGTCGAGCTATCCCCGGCGACCGAGCGCGTCCCCCAGCGGTGA
- a CDS encoding Lrp/AsnC family transcriptional regulator — translation MELDEVDQGILHALQRDARNNSAADISETVGVAPNTVRNRIERLEANGVIDGYYPHINYEHANYQLHVVFVCTVPVSDRAALADEALGLDGVVGVNERLSGLENLAVEIVAQDSEAITAAASDLESIGCTISDEWFLRNTRTRPFDHFGREE, via the coding sequence ATGGAACTCGACGAGGTCGATCAGGGGATCCTCCACGCGCTCCAGCGAGACGCTCGCAACAACAGCGCGGCCGACATCTCCGAGACGGTCGGCGTCGCCCCGAACACCGTCCGCAATCGCATCGAGCGTCTCGAGGCCAACGGCGTGATCGACGGCTACTACCCGCACATCAACTACGAGCACGCGAACTACCAGTTGCACGTGGTCTTCGTCTGTACCGTCCCGGTCTCGGATCGAGCGGCGCTCGCCGACGAGGCGCTCGGACTCGACGGCGTCGTCGGCGTCAACGAGCGGCTCTCCGGCCTGGAGAACCTGGCCGTCGAGATCGTGGCGCAGGACAGCGAGGCCATCACCGCGGCCGCGAGCGATCTCGAATCGATCGGCTGTACCATCAGCGACGAGTGGTTCCTCAGAAATACGCGCACCCGGCCGTTCGATCACTTCGGTCGGGAGGAGTGA
- a CDS encoding 4Fe-4S binding protein: MAKENHRSKRDEADRHESTAGITITNNRVIRLLVTNKAVQHAVNLCTVAIFFYAIYRAAVGPADAGANFGSVVFFDLWWAPVMVFSLLLLGRIWCYACPLGAIVRFTQRFGLRRHFPMYTRKRVVLGLPLSVLSLTALTFAIARWPLYKVGVAYTPRLIPAYWLTILGVAVAVSLVYRRQAFCRYVCPITGVMSVASKFSPFEIAQNRATGVQCATLEYESDFLSTDRRCTACMACTAGQPEEDVELRFRWPGAAVLTERIPLVDEAIVALVIWAVFPIDHVLGDAVEETAFVDSLPGLLTPTAAYLVSIAATILVFTAVNRLASEWSGVDWTASYTKFGLAYAPLGLMFTLGSHAIGGLLEDGGRALNVFFDGLGVPLSLPTGASPAVVAAWDEFVRTGWLWLAVLWSALIAWQVARTMTDSTTRALKAFLPHLALMIGSTAVVAVALASH; this comes from the coding sequence ATGGCGAAAGAAAATCACCGCTCGAAACGAGACGAAGCCGACCGACACGAGTCGACCGCCGGAATCACGATCACGAACAACCGTGTGATCCGGTTACTCGTCACGAACAAGGCCGTCCAGCACGCCGTCAACCTGTGTACGGTGGCGATCTTCTTCTATGCGATCTACCGGGCCGCGGTCGGACCCGCGGATGCGGGGGCGAATTTCGGCAGCGTGGTGTTTTTCGACCTCTGGTGGGCGCCCGTGATGGTGTTCAGCCTCCTCTTGCTCGGGCGGATCTGGTGCTACGCGTGCCCGCTCGGAGCGATCGTGCGATTCACGCAGCGGTTCGGGCTGCGACGACACTTCCCGATGTACACCCGCAAACGGGTGGTACTCGGCCTGCCGCTCTCCGTGCTGTCGCTGACCGCGCTGACGTTCGCGATCGCGCGGTGGCCCCTGTACAAGGTCGGGGTGGCGTATACGCCCCGACTCATTCCGGCGTACTGGCTGACGATCCTCGGCGTCGCGGTCGCGGTCAGCCTGGTGTACCGGCGCCAGGCCTTCTGCCGGTACGTCTGCCCCATAACGGGCGTGATGAGCGTCGCCTCGAAGTTCTCGCCGTTCGAGATCGCCCAGAACCGGGCGACCGGCGTCCAGTGTGCCACGCTCGAGTACGAAAGCGACTTCCTGAGCACCGACCGACGGTGTACCGCCTGCATGGCGTGTACGGCCGGCCAGCCCGAGGAGGACGTCGAACTCCGGTTTCGCTGGCCGGGCGCGGCGGTGCTCACGGAGCGAATCCCGCTCGTCGACGAGGCGATCGTCGCGCTCGTCATCTGGGCCGTCTTCCCGATCGACCACGTGCTGGGAGACGCCGTCGAGGAGACCGCGTTCGTCGATAGCCTCCCGGGCTTGCTCACCCCGACCGCGGCGTACCTCGTCAGCATCGCGGCGACGATCCTTGTCTTTACGGCGGTCAACCGGCTGGCGAGCGAGTGGAGCGGGGTCGACTGGACGGCCTCATACACCAAGTTCGGACTGGCGTACGCGCCCCTCGGGCTCATGTTCACGCTCGGGAGTCACGCCATCGGCGGGCTGCTCGAAGACGGCGGGCGCGCGCTGAACGTGTTCTTCGACGGTCTGGGCGTCCCGCTCTCGCTTCCCACGGGCGCGAGCCCGGCGGTCGTCGCCGCCTGGGACGAGTTCGTCCGCACCGGCTGGCTGTGGCTCGCCGTCCTCTGGAGTGCTCTGATCGCCTGGCAGGTGGCGCGGACGATGACCGACTCGACCACCCGGGCGTTGAAGGCGTTCCTGCCGCACCTCGCCCTGATGATCGGCAGCACCGCCGTCGTCGCCGTCGCCCTCGCGTCGCACTGA